CCCGGCGGATATCACCGTTCGCCATAGAAGCGATATGATCCAGTGCCTCTTCATCCACTTGAAGTTGCATAAAGCCAAGCCCTCGATCCTTATCCTGGAGCGCACGCTTCATAGCAATGCAGGAATGTTCCTTATTCAGCGACTGCAGCTGAAACAAGGTTGATCGGCTCATAAGAGCCCCATTCACATAATGAAACGGATTTTCCGTAGTGGCACCAATAAAGATGATTGTCCCCTTTTCAACCGCGGGTAGAAGCGCGTCCTGACGGGAGCTGTTGAACCGATGTACCTCATCCAGAAACAGAATGGTCTTTGTTCCATACAATGATTTGTTGCTTTGCGCCTGCTCAATCACTTCACGTACATCCTTAACAGAAGCTTCTACTGCATTAAGCCGTACGAATGACCCTTGGGTATGCTTCGAAATGATATGAGCGAGCGTTGTTTTGCCGCAGCCGGGCGGACCATACAGTAAAATAGAAGATACCTGATCCGCTTCAATTGCACGCCGAAGCAGCTTACCCGGCCCTACAATATGTTCTTGTCCAATATATTCATCCAGGTTAGAAGGACGCATCCGGTCGGCTAGCAGCCGGGAATCGCGATCCTCTTCATGACCGAAAGAGAATAAATCCATCATTACACTTCCTTGCTTGAATCATAACGCTGTCATGATTCGTAATCTGCTTTTCTTATCATATCACAATCTTTCATTCACTTACGATTTATCGCCTTGTACAGAAAGGCGATTCCTACCGACAACTCGGTCTGATCAACGAAAAGGAACCCAAGGTTGTATATACCCCAGGTTCCATTATATAGCGCAGCAAAACATATTTACTTTAGGTAGCCAAACCTAACAATTAGACACCATCCGGCCATCCCTGAGATGCGATCTCAGGTTGTTCTGGCACGACATAGGAAGGAAGCTGTTCCCCATGCAGCAGCCATAACTCATGCAATGCACGCGTACAGCCAACATACATGAGCTTGGCGTCCCATGCTTTTTCCGCATAGTGAGCGCTGTCCGCGTCGGCAACGATAACGGCATCAAATTCGAGTCCTTTGGAGAGGTATACCGGAAGCACAGATATCCCCCCCTGATATGTTTGCTTGCTTCCATCTATCAAATGAAGTTCAGGCCACTCGGTCGCGAGCAGTTCGTGGAGCTCCTTCGCTTCCCGGAGTGTACGCGTCAAGATCGAAACGGTCCGGTAGTTCCCCTTCGAGAGGAGATGACGCAGTGCACGGCGGAGATCCTTCTCTCTGTCAGCGGCCCCGTTATAGCGTACAAGCCGTACAGCATCTCCGCTTCGGAAGACAGGCACGGCAAGCAGATCACTCCCCACACCTTTTTCCAGTATGCCATTTGCAAATTCTATAATCTCCATCGTAGAGCGATAGCTTCGCGTCAATGCAAAGTAGGCTCTGCTCTCGGGTTCAAATAATGTACTCATCTCTTCCCAGGCATGAACGCCCCGGTAGGCATGGATACCCTGCGACAGATCTCCTAATATCGTAAAGGAATGCCCCCTTACGAAGCGATCCAGAAGTGCAACCTGGAACGGAGAGAAATCCTGTGCCTCATCAATGACGATATGGTCAAATCTCTGTTCACCCGTAATTTCATTCATCAAACAATGGAAATAAAGCAGCGGTGTAAGATCCTCTTCCCGAACTACGTTTTTCTTCAGATCCTTACGGGTGGAGTTCAACACTTCACTCGGAATTTCTGACTCAAACTCCTCAGACCACAGTCCGTTTATTTTGGCAGCGCCAAACAACTGCTTATACAGCACTAGCGGTTCGAATTTCGGCCACTTGCTTCCATAGGATTTTTCCCGCCCAGCGGCTTTTTTCTTTCGCTCCTTCATAACGGCCTGAGAAGGCGACTTTTTCAGTTCCATCTCTACCCATCGGTGCAGTCGGGCAAGGACCCGTTCTTTCCGCTTGGCAAGAGGATACGGTTTATACTCTTCGTTGAACCACTCAGCTATCGTTTCACGACGCAGGACAGCTCCATCCCATGGCGAAAAGTCTCCCTCTGGCAGCGCAGATTGTTCAAGCTGCTCAACACAGCGTTCAATCAGATTCATCAGTCTAAGAGAGCCTTTATAACGACCGCGGACATCATCGTTAATATCTGGAGTTCCCTGCCCCGTATCTGTCTCGAACCAGAAGGCAAGTGTTTCCGATGCATCACTAGGCGTCATGCTTACATCCAGAAGTTCGGATGCCCAATCAGCAAACGTCCGCTGCTGAATATCACCCACACCGAGCTCAGGAAGCACATCGGATATGTAGTCCAGGAACATATGGTTAGGAGCAAAAATAATCATCTTCTCCGCCGAAACCTGTTCCTTATACTGATACAGTAAAAAGGCCAAACGGTGCAGCGCCACAGTTGTCTTTCCAC
Above is a window of Paenibacillus uliginis N3/975 DNA encoding:
- a CDS encoding HelD family protein translates to MTDSFQSAYQEEELRLNEAIAEIDKQLERLQSIPVYTGHDFTEQVLEAGREDRRQALKKSQPEPYFGRLDFQENGKEEQAPLYIGKVGFDREEASEHPMVIDWRAPVASLFYSFTGGSDPASYEAPEGLVEGLVYLKRNVVIRKQILERVSDTYNRESGGPAVSDEFLVYRLGENKDNRLRDIVSTIQAEQDKIIRAAKNTALIIQGVAGSGKTTVALHRLAFLLYQYKEQVSAEKMIIFAPNHMFLDYISDVLPELGVGDIQQRTFADWASELLDVSMTPSDASETLAFWFETDTGQGTPDINDDVRGRYKGSLRLMNLIERCVEQLEQSALPEGDFSPWDGAVLRRETIAEWFNEEYKPYPLAKRKERVLARLHRWVEMELKKSPSQAVMKERKKKAAGREKSYGSKWPKFEPLVLYKQLFGAAKINGLWSEEFESEIPSEVLNSTRKDLKKNVVREEDLTPLLYFHCLMNEITGEQRFDHIVIDEAQDFSPFQVALLDRFVRGHSFTILGDLSQGIHAYRGVHAWEEMSTLFEPESRAYFALTRSYRSTMEIIEFANGILEKGVGSDLLAVPVFRSGDAVRLVRYNGAADREKDLRRALRHLLSKGNYRTVSILTRTLREAKELHELLATEWPELHLIDGSKQTYQGGISVLPVYLSKGLEFDAVIVADADSAHYAEKAWDAKLMYVGCTRALHELWLLHGEQLPSYVVPEQPEIASQGWPDGV